A genomic region of Oncorhynchus mykiss isolate Arlee chromosome 2, USDA_OmykA_1.1, whole genome shotgun sequence contains the following coding sequences:
- the LOC110492890 gene encoding D(4) dopamine receptor-like, translating to MPANLTVSNNTVLVLGAEINTAQTQDTDYNFPALIFGILLIVVIICGNLLVCLSVYREKALKTTTNYFIVSLAVADLMLAVLVLPLFIYVEFQGGLWSLNMHVCDGLMTMDVMLCTASIFNLCAISIDRFIAVSIPLNYNLKHVDQRQIFLLSATWILALAVASPVMFGIQNVPQRDSTECKLEDDNFVVYSSVCSFFIPCPIMLLLYCGMFRGLRRWEEARKAKLRSSILVCRKFQDATASLPPLDSLPPPLPPIIKRKELTDMKPELKDINLEELDPYPLDSPDGPYNNSSPDTPDRPYNNSLTTTEYKDGPVPTVVAYSNIGYNLHPQTDPHQKKRAKINCRERKAMKVLPVVVGAFLFCWTPFFVVHTMRALCATCYIPPWLMSIVTWLGYVNSALNPIIYTVFNTEFRNYFNKFLHSCCIYR from the exons ATGCCAGCCAACCTCACCGTCTCAAACAACACCGTGCTAGTTCTGGGTGCCGAAATTAACACCGCACAAACCCAGGACACCGACTATAACTTCCCTGCTCTGATATTCGGAATATTGCTAATTGTGGTCATCATTTGTGGAAATTTGCTTGTGTGCCTTAGCGTGTACAGGGAAAAAGCTTTGAAAACTACAACCAACTACTTCATAGTCAGTCTGGCTGTGGCTGATTTGATGTTGGCAGTTTTGGTTTTGCCACTGTTTATATATGTTGAG TTCCAGGGTGGTCTGTGGTCACTGAACATGCATGTCTGCGACGGCCTGATGACAATGGACGTGATGCTGTGTACGGCCTCCATATTCAACCTCTGCGCCATCAGCATCGACAG GTTCATCGCTGTCTCCATTCCACTCAACTACAACCTTAAGCATGTTGATCAGAGACAGATCTTCCTGCTCTCCGCCACGTGGATCCTGGCCTTGGCAGTGGCCTCACCCGTCATGTTTGGCATCCAAAACGTCCCGCAGCGGGACTCTACAGAGTGTAAACTGGAGGACGACAACTTTGTGGTCTACTCCTCTGTCTGCTCTTTCTTCATTCCCTGTCCCATCATGCTCCTCCTCTACTGCGGCATGTTCCGGGGattgaggaggtgggaggaggcaCGCAAGGCCAAGCTGAGGAGCAGCATCCTGGTCTGTAGGAAGTTCCAGGACGCAACTGCCTCACTGCCCCCGCTGGactccctgcctcctcctctacccccaatTATCAAGAGGAAGGAGCTCACAGACATGAAGCCAGAGCTAAAGGATATTAATCTGGAAGAGCTGGACCCTTACCCCCTAGATTCTCCAGACGGCCCCTATAATAACTCCTCACCAGACACACCAGACCGCCCCTATAACAACTCGTTAACAACTACAGAGTACAAGGACGGCCCTGTGCCCACCGTGGTGGCCTACTCTAACATTGGGTACAACCTCCACCCCCAAACCGACCCTCACCAGAAGAAGAGGGCCAAGATTAATTGCCGAGAGAGGAAGGCCATGAAGGTGCTTCCTGTCGTTGTGG GTGCCTTCCTGTTCTGCTGGACCCCGTTCTTCGTGGTCCACACCATGCGGGCCCTGTGTGCCACCTGTTACATCCCCCCATGGCTGATGAGCATCGTCACCTGGCTGGGCTACGTCAACAGCGCCCTCAACCCCATCATCTACACAGTTTTCAACACAGAGTTCAGGAACTACTTCAATAAATTCCTCCACAGCTGCTGTATATACCGATAG